Proteins encoded together in one Candidatus Nitrosocaldus cavascurensis window:
- a CDS encoding tetratricopeptide repeat protein encodes MGRFFWGSSKGATKKSSERQDEGSDEYEGSKDQGGQRQTSAAVQDLFKKGLNKMADENLDEAIQYFDLALRLDPNLIDAWIKRGYCFFHLNNYSQAIISYDKALAIEPNNTEAWNLKALAFYKMKNYDKAIECVNRVIDIDPNDGMGWYNKACYLSLAGRVEEAIDALKRAIEIDIAYARKAVKDRDLDNIKHDIVFKRIIEVVVLEAIRMGHSNVGKIIWVTGMNRQEIEEALNSLLLKGLVVKKTGIQLGLTMGKEDQYELAPEFASRIGLEKPQTMHTDTDENRNRSKEVLERVHVFKELSEEIDKTRSSVEKGDVDAVVEHISRLVEPRFFGSILIEHVPDLHRDLRLYLIRLKDADRGKNYLNANKKDILELIAELEAKVDEKVRKSIA; translated from the coding sequence ATGGGTAGATTCTTCTGGGGCTCTTCAAAGGGGGCTACCAAGAAGAGTAGTGAGAGGCAGGATGAGGGTAGTGATGAGTATGAAGGTAGTAAGGATCAGGGTGGGCAGAGGCAGACTTCTGCTGCAGTGCAGGACCTCTTCAAGAAGGGCTTGAACAAGATGGCTGATGAGAACCTAGATGAGGCTATACAGTACTTCGATCTTGCTCTAAGGCTTGATCCAAACTTAATAGATGCATGGATAAAGAGGGGTTACTGCTTCTTCCACCTCAACAACTACTCCCAAGCAATAATCTCATACGATAAGGCATTAGCAATAGAGCCAAATAACACTGAGGCATGGAACCTCAAGGCTCTAGCGTTCTATAAGATGAAGAACTACGATAAGGCTATAGAGTGTGTCAATAGGGTTATAGATATAGATCCGAACGATGGGATGGGATGGTACAACAAAGCATGCTACCTCTCACTTGCAGGGAGGGTTGAGGAGGCTATAGATGCATTGAAGAGAGCAATAGAGATAGATATAGCGTATGCTAGGAAGGCTGTTAAGGATAGAGATCTTGATAATATAAAGCATGATATAGTCTTCAAGAGGATAATAGAAGTTGTTGTGCTAGAGGCCATAAGGATGGGGCACAGCAACGTTGGTAAGATAATCTGGGTCACAGGGATGAATAGGCAGGAGATAGAGGAGGCATTGAACTCATTACTGCTGAAGGGACTTGTAGTTAAGAAGACAGGTATACAGTTGGGTTTAACGATGGGTAAGGAGGATCAGTACGAGCTTGCCCCAGAATTTGCAAGTAGGATAGGCTTAGAGAAGCCACAGACAATGCATACAGATACAGATGAGAACAGGAACAGGAGCAAGGAGGTACTTGAGAGGGTTCATGTATTCAAGGAGTTAAGCGAGGAGATAGACAAGACAAGGAGTAGCGTTGAGAAGGGCGATGTTGATGCTGTTGTAGAGCATATAAGCAGATTAGTTGAACCAAGGTTCTTTGGCTCAATACTTATAGAGCATGTACCAGATCTTCACAGGGATCTGAGGCTCTACCTTATAAGGTTGAAGGATGCTGATAGAGGAAAGAACTACCTTAATGCAAACAAGAAGGATATACTTGAATTGATAGCAGAGTTAGAGGCAAAGGTGGATGAGAAGGTTAGGAAGAGTATAGCCTAA
- a CDS encoding 3-hydroxyacyl-CoA dehydrogenase, with protein MAIERITVLGSGIMGHGIAQISAMAGYKVVMRDIEQQFLDKAMERIRWSLSKLVEKGRISGDEMNSILERIRVTVDIEEAVKDADLIIEAIPEDMRLKKETFEKIDSIAPSHTIFASNTSTLPITEMAGATKREDRFIGIHFFNPPQLMQLVEVIPGARTSKSTLDVAINYVKSLRKEPILCRKDVAGFIVNRIFIPLVHEAAWELKEGKAGMREIDAAFKFKLGFPMGIFELADYTGIDVVHKATKEMYARDRKVVNPCPIIEDLYSKGHYGQKSGRGFYEYKQGSYARVELSMQEAERYDPVRLLAVAVNNASWLISNDVAGKDDVEKALMLGMGLKEGIFGLAERTGYARIVDTLKGLRDSSRNDFYEPDALLLNLVKG; from the coding sequence ATGGCCATAGAGAGGATAACTGTTCTAGGCTCTGGCATAATGGGTCATGGCATAGCACAGATCTCAGCGATGGCTGGCTACAAGGTTGTTATGCGTGATATAGAGCAGCAGTTCCTTGATAAGGCTATGGAGAGGATAAGATGGAGTCTAAGCAAACTTGTGGAGAAGGGCAGGATATCAGGGGATGAGATGAATAGCATACTAGAGAGGATAAGAGTAACTGTTGATATTGAAGAGGCTGTAAAGGATGCTGATCTCATCATAGAGGCTATACCAGAGGATATGAGGCTTAAGAAGGAGACATTTGAAAAGATAGATAGCATTGCCCCATCCCATACAATATTTGCATCAAATACAAGTACATTGCCTATAACAGAGATGGCAGGTGCAACGAAGAGGGAGGATAGGTTCATAGGAATACACTTCTTCAACCCTCCCCAACTTATGCAACTTGTTGAGGTTATACCAGGAGCAAGGACATCAAAGAGCACTCTAGATGTAGCAATCAACTATGTTAAGAGTCTAAGGAAGGAGCCCATACTCTGCAGGAAGGATGTTGCTGGGTTCATAGTGAACAGGATATTCATACCACTAGTGCATGAGGCTGCATGGGAACTCAAGGAGGGTAAGGCAGGGATGAGGGAGATAGATGCAGCATTCAAGTTCAAGCTTGGCTTCCCCATGGGTATATTTGAGTTGGCTGACTACACTGGCATAGATGTTGTGCACAAGGCAACGAAGGAGATGTATGCTAGGGATAGGAAGGTTGTGAACCCATGCCCAATCATTGAGGATCTTTACAGCAAAGGACACTATGGGCAGAAGTCTGGTAGAGGCTTCTATGAGTACAAGCAGGGTTCATATGCAAGGGTAGAGTTGAGTATGCAGGAGGCTGAGCGCTATGATCCTGTGAGGCTTCTAGCAGTTGCAGTAAATAATGCATCATGGCTTATAAGCAATGATGTTGCAGGCAAGGATGATGTTGAGAAGGCCCTTATGCTTGGCATGGGACTAAAGGAGGGTATATTCGGGTTAGCAGAGCGTACAGGTTATGCAAGGATTGTAGATACACTGAAGGGGCTGAGGGATAGTAGTAGGAATGACTTTTATGAGCCAGATGCATTACTGCTGAACCTTGTTAAGGGCTAG
- a CDS encoding phosphoribosyltransferase, with protein MYSNHTVRFKDRVHAGSLLCSELAYLKGKDALILAIARGGVIVGYAIAQCIDATLDVIVPRKIGSPYNPELALGAVMHDGKCYINEHIARMLSVEQGYIQSAKEERMKESVRMLMLYRGSTQYSIEGRHVVLVDDGIATGATVLVSIAWCRDHRPASITLAVPVMPRDVYEVMKGKVDRIVSLLLPVDFGAVGEFYEDFSPVSDEDVINVLSKGR; from the coding sequence GTGTATAGCAATCATACTGTGAGGTTCAAGGATAGAGTACATGCAGGATCGCTCCTATGCAGCGAACTTGCATACTTGAAGGGTAAAGATGCACTAATACTTGCAATAGCAAGGGGCGGTGTTATTGTTGGCTATGCGATTGCACAATGTATAGATGCTACGCTTGATGTTATAGTGCCTAGGAAGATAGGCTCACCATACAATCCTGAACTTGCTCTAGGGGCAGTTATGCATGATGGTAAATGCTACATAAACGAGCATATAGCAAGGATGCTAAGTGTTGAGCAGGGTTACATACAGAGTGCGAAGGAGGAGAGGATGAAGGAGAGTGTAAGGATGCTCATGCTCTATAGAGGAAGCACTCAGTACAGCATTGAAGGTAGGCATGTGGTGCTGGTTGATGATGGTATAGCAACTGGCGCAACTGTACTCGTCAGCATAGCATGGTGTAGAGACCATAGACCAGCATCAATAACTCTTGCTGTTCCAGTCATGCCCAGAGATGTGTATGAGGTTATGAAGGGCAAGGTAGACAGGATAGTATCACTCCTCCTCCCTGTAGACTTTGGTGCAGTTGGGGAGTTCTATGAGGACTTTAGCCCAGTATCAGATGAGGATGTAATCAATGTGTTAAGCAAGGGTAGATAG
- a CDS encoding phosphoglycolate phosphatase — translation MMKVRAFAIDIDGTLTENGSKVHLQSLSMLRALERSGYRVLFVTGRSSIEAYILAMFLGTTRVAIGENGGVITTSPTEHILLVDKGYSERAYELLRSRITDVRLKPVFPRMTEVVLERTFSIDDAMDIIRKEGLPVVIVDSMYAYHINHESINKAVGLRVALDNLGIRLEECIAIGDSATDIPLFLSCGYSIAIGNADDEVKSMAKVSVKGKNGNGLIEALQYVVDNMVEMVDDCNGISSSSNNNSNSNK, via the coding sequence ATGATGAAGGTTAGAGCATTTGCAATAGATATAGATGGTACACTGACAGAGAATGGTAGCAAGGTTCATCTCCAATCGCTCTCAATGCTTAGAGCATTGGAACGTTCAGGCTATAGGGTGCTCTTCGTTACTGGGAGATCATCGATAGAGGCTTACATACTGGCTATGTTCCTTGGTACAACAAGGGTTGCTATAGGGGAGAATGGTGGAGTTATAACAACCTCGCCAACCGAGCATATACTGCTTGTTGATAAGGGCTATAGCGAGAGGGCATATGAACTGTTGAGGAGTAGAATAACAGATGTTAGGTTGAAGCCAGTATTCCCAAGGATGACAGAAGTTGTTCTTGAACGTACGTTCAGTATAGATGATGCAATGGATATAATAAGGAAGGAGGGACTTCCAGTGGTTATAGTTGATAGCATGTATGCTTACCATATAAATCATGAGAGCATAAACAAGGCTGTAGGGCTGAGAGTAGCACTAGATAATCTAGGCATAAGGCTTGAGGAGTGCATTGCCATAGGGGATAGTGCAACTGATATACCACTCTTCCTCTCATGTGGGTATAGTATAGCCATAGGGAATGCGGATGATGAAGTGAAGAGTATGGCAAAGGTAAGTGTTAAGGGCAAGAATGGTAATGGTTTGATAGAAGCATTACAGTATGTTGTAGATAACATGGTTGAGATGGTGGATGATTGCAATGGCATTAGTAGTAGTAGCAATAACAATAGCAATAGCAATAAATGA
- a CDS encoding arginine--tRNA ligase yields the protein MTMRKAIDEARALLDEAISHYGLKDVAYDVAEPKEEQYGDLYSNIAFQLSKILRKSPSMIAEEICRLCSGSIAKCRLIRAMEPHKAGYINFRLDMHELARITLEEVKSKGRMYGSIDIGKGKRVLIEHTSVNPNKALHIGHVRNLVLGDTIYRLLRFTNHDAIVLNYIDDSGLQVADIIVGFMFLNFPLESSKKFDHYCGDEVYVKVNEMYEHDPSLLAKRREVLKAMEDYNSDIARFAREVTCRVLNEQLKTCWRLNARYDCLNFESQIIASRLWDKALSLMQSKDILKVDDDPASKYHGCIVVKAGIEGEEKVLVRSDGTATYIAKDIPYAMWKLGIVEDPFKYVEYAKQPDGSMLWATSLYSNGSLLKLNGADIAITVIDVRQSRLQKIIAKILSMLDKDSSRYKHLAYEVVALSASTARLFNIDIGDRRFAHMKGREGIYINADDMLDRLHNKAYEEVKARNPDGDEQWLHSTAESIAVAALRYSMLKQDLDKIITFDIEDALNLQGESGQYIQYAYARASRILEKASRIAAVVVGEGRGGEEGEEEGGRRGGIDIDPSSTHLIGNGEVALIKTIARFDLVVEDTVKSLNPKTIARYCYTLAMVFNEFYEKVPVLHEKDTDLIRMRLSIVKAFTTTMSNCMYLLGIDALERM from the coding sequence ATGACAATGAGAAAGGCTATAGATGAGGCAAGAGCGCTGCTGGATGAGGCTATAAGCCATTATGGGTTGAAGGATGTAGCATATGATGTTGCAGAGCCCAAGGAGGAGCAGTATGGCGATCTATACTCCAACATAGCATTCCAGCTAAGCAAGATACTTAGGAAGAGCCCAAGCATGATAGCAGAGGAGATATGCAGATTATGTTCAGGATCAATTGCAAAGTGTAGGTTGATAAGAGCGATGGAGCCTCACAAGGCAGGGTACATAAACTTCAGGCTAGACATGCATGAACTTGCAAGGATTACGTTGGAGGAGGTTAAGAGTAAGGGTAGGATGTATGGCTCCATAGATATTGGGAAGGGTAAGAGGGTGCTGATAGAGCATACAAGTGTGAACCCAAACAAGGCATTGCATATAGGGCATGTGCGCAACCTAGTGCTTGGAGATACCATATACAGGCTATTGAGGTTTACAAACCATGATGCTATAGTGCTAAACTACATAGATGACTCTGGTCTACAGGTTGCAGATATCATAGTTGGGTTCATGTTCCTTAACTTCCCACTTGAGAGTAGCAAGAAGTTCGACCACTACTGTGGGGATGAGGTATATGTTAAGGTTAATGAGATGTATGAGCATGACCCATCTCTCCTTGCAAAGAGGAGAGAAGTGCTTAAGGCAATGGAGGATTACAACTCAGATATAGCAAGGTTTGCTAGAGAGGTTACCTGTAGGGTATTGAATGAGCAGTTGAAGACATGTTGGAGGCTAAATGCAAGGTATGACTGCCTCAACTTTGAGTCACAGATCATAGCATCAAGACTCTGGGATAAGGCATTGAGTCTTATGCAGTCAAAGGATATACTCAAGGTTGATGATGATCCTGCATCCAAATACCATGGATGTATAGTGGTTAAAGCAGGCATAGAGGGTGAGGAGAAGGTACTTGTGAGGAGCGATGGTACAGCAACGTACATAGCAAAGGATATACCATATGCAATGTGGAAGTTAGGGATAGTAGAGGATCCATTCAAGTATGTAGAGTATGCTAAGCAGCCAGATGGTAGCATGCTATGGGCAACATCACTCTATAGTAATGGTTCTCTGCTTAAGCTCAATGGTGCAGATATTGCTATAACTGTAATAGATGTAAGGCAGAGTAGGTTACAGAAGATCATAGCCAAGATACTATCAATGCTAGATAAGGATAGCAGTAGATACAAGCATCTAGCATATGAGGTTGTAGCATTGAGTGCTAGTACAGCAAGGCTATTCAACATAGATATAGGTGATAGGAGGTTTGCTCATATGAAGGGGAGAGAGGGTATATACATAAATGCAGATGATATGCTTGATAGGCTTCACAACAAGGCTTATGAGGAGGTTAAGGCAAGGAACCCAGATGGGGATGAACAATGGCTGCATAGTACTGCTGAGAGTATAGCAGTTGCAGCACTGAGGTACAGTATGCTCAAGCAGGATCTTGATAAGATAATAACATTCGATATAGAGGATGCTCTAAACCTACAGGGTGAGAGTGGTCAATACATACAGTATGCATATGCTAGAGCATCAAGGATATTGGAGAAGGCATCAAGGATAGCAGCAGTAGTAGTAGGAGAAGGAAGAGGAGGAGAAGAAGGGGAAGAAGAAGGAGGGAGAAGAGGAGGCATAGATATAGACCCTTCATCTACCCATCTTATAGGTAATGGAGAGGTTGCGTTGATCAAGACTATAGCAAGGTTCGATCTGGTTGTTGAGGATACAGTTAAGAGCCTAAACCCCAAGACAATAGCAAGGTACTGCTACACCCTTGCAATGGTATTCAATGAGTTCTACGAGAAGGTGCCTGTGCTGCATGAGAAGGATACAGATCTAATAAGGATGAGGCTATCCATAGTTAAGGCATTCACAACAACCATGAGTAACTGCATGTACCTACTAGGTATAGATGCGCTGGAGAGGATGTAG
- a CDS encoding tRNA (adenine-N1)-methyltransferase — MDDSVIGEGTYLILFHGKRSWLIRVEKGKKMHTHLGIIDIDEAIGKEYGSYIESSLGKRIYLLKPTTYDVVMKSERRTQIVYPKDMGYIASRLGIRSGMNVLEVGMGSGALTTFLASIIKPEGHVYSYEVRGEFIPIAKRNLSRLGLEPYVTIINKDASAERLEVSDVDAAVIDVGDPWKVLENVYDAMKGSAPLCAVCPTMNQLEKISSAMKGKFVDLEFTELMIRHIEAREGMTRPVFRMVGHTTYLAFGRKVMMNEQ; from the coding sequence ATGGATGATAGTGTGATAGGAGAGGGTACTTACCTAATATTATTCCATGGCAAGAGATCATGGCTCATTAGGGTAGAGAAGGGTAAGAAGATGCACACACATCTAGGCATTATAGATATTGATGAGGCTATAGGTAAGGAGTACGGCTCATACATAGAGAGTAGTCTAGGGAAGAGGATATACCTTCTCAAGCCCACAACGTACGATGTTGTCATGAAGAGTGAGAGGAGAACTCAGATAGTGTACCCAAAGGATATGGGCTACATAGCCTCAAGACTAGGCATACGCTCTGGTATGAATGTACTAGAAGTAGGTATGGGGAGTGGGGCACTAACAACATTCCTAGCAAGCATAATCAAGCCTGAAGGACATGTATACTCTTACGAGGTTAGGGGTGAGTTCATCCCTATAGCAAAGAGGAATCTGAGTAGGTTGGGTCTTGAGCCTTATGTTACAATAATAAACAAGGATGCTAGTGCTGAGAGGTTAGAGGTTAGCGATGTTGATGCTGCAGTTATAGATGTTGGAGACCCATGGAAGGTCCTTGAGAATGTATATGATGCTATGAAGGGTAGTGCACCCCTATGTGCAGTATGCCCTACTATGAACCAACTAGAGAAGATCTCATCAGCAATGAAGGGAAAGTTTGTTGACCTTGAGTTTACAGAGTTGATGATAAGGCATATAGAGGCTAGAGAGGGAATGACAAGGCCAGTATTCAGGATGGTTGGGCATACAACTTATTTAGCCTTTGGAAGGAAGGTCATGATGAATGAGCAGTGA
- a CDS encoding NAD(P)H-hydrate dehydratase, translating into MSSDLIEVDEHYVKQLIPARSSRAKKGDNGVVLIVGGSKIYHGAPLLAALAAYRSGVDLVYVAVPESIAPALRAYNPSIIVLPLPDARLTKGSVNRLKGMLPKRVDSAAIGMGLSIAKVDALKDLIMYLVESNSSNRGSSIVLDASALIQDVLQVVKGRRVVVTPHAGEFKRLFGYDAGASEQERVMNVMKEARQYNITVLLKGWVDVISNGFKVAINRIHTCAMTVGGTGDILSGLLAGLLAKGMEPFDAAIASAYINGSAGINAYNRLGLHIMPTDMIDEIAYVMKRHDRITQ; encoded by the coding sequence ATGAGCAGTGATCTGATAGAGGTTGACGAGCATTACGTAAAGCAGTTGATACCTGCTAGATCTAGTAGAGCAAAGAAGGGGGATAATGGTGTAGTGTTAATAGTTGGAGGGAGCAAGATATACCATGGCGCACCACTCTTAGCAGCGCTAGCAGCATACAGGAGTGGAGTAGATCTTGTTTATGTTGCTGTGCCAGAGAGCATTGCTCCAGCCTTGAGGGCATATAATCCAAGCATAATAGTGCTACCACTCCCAGATGCTAGGTTAACAAAGGGCTCAGTTAACAGGCTCAAGGGTATGCTACCAAAGAGGGTTGATAGCGCTGCTATAGGTATGGGCTTGAGCATAGCAAAGGTAGATGCACTAAAGGACCTCATAATGTACCTTGTAGAGTCTAATAGCAGCAATAGGGGTAGTAGTATAGTGCTTGATGCAAGTGCACTAATACAGGATGTGCTACAGGTGGTTAAGGGTAGAAGGGTTGTTGTTACACCCCATGCTGGAGAGTTCAAGAGACTCTTTGGTTATGATGCTGGTGCAAGTGAGCAGGAGAGGGTCATGAATGTTATGAAGGAGGCAAGGCAGTATAACATAACGGTGTTACTGAAGGGATGGGTTGATGTTATCTCAAATGGCTTCAAGGTTGCTATCAATAGGATACATACATGTGCGATGACTGTAGGAGGTACAGGGGATATACTCTCAGGGCTCCTGGCAGGTTTACTTGCCAAGGGCATGGAGCCATTTGATGCTGCTATAGCTTCTGCATACATAAATGGTTCTGCTGGCATCAATGCTTACAATAGGCTTGGTCTACATATCATGCCAACTGATATGATAGATGAGATAGCATATGTCATGAAGAGGCATGATAGAATAACTCAATAG
- a CDS encoding 6-bladed beta-propeller produces MQPSPFLLIIVMLISISIVDAYAENRYNINLLKIITGYNDSDGMFNTPYGAVIDSNGRIIVTDNFNNRIQVFDSNGNFLFKFGIPGYDPGGFTHPSGVTVNSNGDIIVADLHNYRVQVFDRNGVYKFQFGEPSSYDGQFTYPISVAVDSKDRIIVTDTYMHRIQVFDSNGNFLFKFGKEGSGDGEFSFPNGVAVDGYGNIIVADTFNNRIQVFDSNGNFLFKFGKEGSGDGEFSFPTGVAVRDDMLVVVDTGNNRVQVFKISSTEGIELGRDEGKSSLQLLNGTVDVGQSIRAVVHSSMNTARFIWIGPDGSIVREVTKGISNGKAEDEFIPSMEGVWNVEVELSNGSNVERLNATARVIPEFPLAPPILAGLIAMILLFTARLGRKD; encoded by the coding sequence ATGCAACCATCTCCATTCTTACTTATCATTGTAATGCTCATCTCCATATCTATAGTAGATGCTTATGCTGAGAATAGATACAACATTAATTTACTTAAGATAATAACAGGTTACAATGATTCCGATGGTATGTTCAACACTCCATATGGTGCTGTGATAGATAGCAATGGTAGGATAATAGTTACTGATAACTTTAACAACAGAATCCAAGTATTTGACAGCAACGGTAACTTCCTATTCAAGTTTGGTATACCAGGGTATGATCCTGGAGGATTTACACATCCATCTGGGGTAACAGTAAACAGTAATGGAGATATAATAGTTGCAGATCTACACAACTACAGGGTACAAGTATTTGATAGGAATGGTGTATATAAGTTTCAGTTTGGCGAGCCAAGTTCCTACGATGGGCAGTTCACCTATCCCATAAGCGTTGCAGTAGATAGCAAGGATAGGATAATAGTTACTGATACCTATATGCATAGGATCCAAGTATTTGACAGCAACGGTAACTTCCTATTCAAGTTTGGAAAGGAAGGCTCAGGAGATGGAGAGTTCAGCTTTCCAAATGGGGTTGCAGTTGATGGCTATGGTAACATTATAGTTGCTGATACATTCAACAACAGGATCCAAGTATTTGACAGTAACGGTAACTTCCTATTCAAGTTTGGAAAGGAAGGCTCAGGAGATGGAGAGTTCAGCTTCCCAACTGGTGTTGCTGTACGTGATGATATGCTTGTTGTGGTTGATACTGGGAACAACAGGGTTCAGGTATTCAAGATCAGTAGTACTGAGGGTATAGAACTGGGCAGGGATGAAGGTAAGTCATCACTACAACTGCTGAATGGTACTGTGGATGTTGGGCAGAGCATAAGGGCTGTTGTACACTCCAGCATGAATACTGCAAGGTTCATATGGATAGGCCCAGATGGTAGCATAGTAAGAGAAGTAACAAAGGGTATAAGCAATGGCAAGGCTGAGGATGAGTTCATTCCAAGTATGGAAGGTGTATGGAACGTTGAGGTAGAGTTGAGCAATGGCAGCAATGTTGAGAGGCTTAATGCTACTGCTAGAGTGATACCAGAGTTCCCTCTAGCCCCTCCTATACTAGCAGGGCTGATAGCAATGATACTTCTCTTTACAGCAAGGCTAGGTAGAAAAGACTAA
- a CDS encoding PUA domain-containing protein: MREYHLSKSDIDVIMQRIRDGWPRHVSTGIKKPKSLKIIEMDDGSIDDNSILVGEGMILVIKDGMILPFLTMNSLLALFPSVTVDMGAVKHVCNGADVMRPGIVNMDEFDKGGIVGVNDERYGKYIAVGIASVSSNDARAMSKGVVVYNKHYIGDRFWEECKRRSIT; encoded by the coding sequence TTGAGGGAGTACCATCTATCCAAGAGTGATATAGATGTTATTATGCAGAGGATAAGGGATGGATGGCCAAGGCATGTAAGTACAGGAATAAAGAAACCCAAATCATTAAAGATAATAGAGATGGATGATGGGAGCATTGATGATAACTCTATACTTGTTGGTGAAGGTATGATACTTGTTATTAAAGATGGCATGATACTACCATTCTTAACTATGAATTCTTTACTTGCACTCTTTCCGAGTGTCACAGTTGATATGGGTGCTGTGAAGCATGTATGCAATGGTGCAGATGTCATGCGACCAGGGATAGTAAACATGGATGAGTTTGATAAAGGCGGTATAGTTGGTGTGAATGATGAGAGATATGGAAAGTATATAGCAGTTGGCATAGCATCTGTAAGCAGTAATGATGCAAGAGCTATGAGCAAGGGTGTTGTTGTATATAACAAGCACTACATAGGCGATAGGTTCTGGGAGGAGTGCAAGAGGAGGAGCATAACCTGA
- a CDS encoding homoserine dehydrogenase — translation MRIILVGFGVVGQNLVKLLLSRADDIYLRYGMKPRLVATVDSKGVAVSQSGLDLQRLLEVKRLYGTVAAYHDDGQRGESADIDLIDRKKGGRCRVEEIIREMDAEVLVEATPTNLNDGEPGLSNITTAIKHGRNVVTVNKGPLALAMPSLLELAEYNGVMLRFSGTVGGGTPILEFAKHCLRGDRILSFKGILNGTTNYILSMMEDGLTFDEALNDARSKGYAEADPSLDIDGFDAAAKLVIMANWIMGMKVTMRDVRFKGIRDVRLEDILEAKKHGKVIKLIASCDESRRLRVEPMSIDKNEPLCVNGTLNAVTFTSEHSGELTVIGKGAGGMETASAILRDLIEVREAMGMGIGLNRS, via the coding sequence TTGAGGATCATCCTTGTAGGTTTTGGAGTTGTAGGACAGAACCTAGTGAAGCTGCTACTATCAAGGGCAGATGATATATACTTGAGGTATGGTATGAAGCCAAGGTTGGTTGCTACAGTAGATAGCAAGGGGGTAGCAGTAAGCCAATCTGGTCTTGATTTGCAGAGACTGCTTGAGGTTAAGAGGTTGTATGGTACTGTAGCAGCATACCATGATGATGGGCAGAGAGGCGAGTCAGCAGATATAGATTTGATAGATAGGAAGAAGGGTGGTAGATGTAGGGTAGAGGAGATAATAAGGGAGATGGATGCTGAAGTACTTGTAGAGGCTACTCCAACGAATCTGAACGATGGTGAGCCAGGCTTGAGCAACATAACCACTGCAATAAAGCATGGAAGGAACGTTGTCACTGTAAACAAGGGTCCATTGGCACTTGCAATGCCATCCCTACTCGAACTTGCAGAGTACAATGGTGTTATGCTAAGGTTCAGCGGTACAGTTGGAGGAGGTACACCAATACTTGAGTTTGCAAAGCACTGCTTGAGGGGCGATAGGATACTCTCATTCAAAGGTATACTCAATGGTACAACCAACTACATACTCAGCATGATGGAAGATGGGCTAACATTCGATGAGGCGCTAAATGATGCTAGGAGCAAAGGTTATGCAGAGGCAGACCCAAGCCTTGATATAGATGGGTTTGATGCTGCTGCAAAGTTGGTCATCATGGCAAACTGGATAATGGGTATGAAGGTAACCATGAGGGATGTGAGGTTCAAAGGTATAAGGGATGTAAGGCTAGAGGATATTCTTGAGGCTAAGAAGCATGGAAAGGTTATAAAGTTGATAGCCTCATGTGATGAGAGTAGGAGGCTAAGGGTTGAGCCAATGAGTATAGATAAGAATGAGCCTCTATGCGTCAATGGCACGCTAAACGCTGTAACCTTCACATCTGAGCACTCTGGAGAATTAACAGTGATAGGCAAGGGTGCTGGAGGTATGGAGACTGCAAGTGCTATACTAAGGGATCTAATAGAGGTTAGGGAGGCTATGGGTATGGGTATAGGGTTGAATAGGAGTTGA